In Mytilus edulis chromosome 7, xbMytEdul2.2, whole genome shotgun sequence, a single genomic region encodes these proteins:
- the LOC139481676 gene encoding uncharacterized protein: MNASLIVGVILMLTKFGHAVSVTWYKSQLTGTNNANDIKWSVKVRSVTECCYQCTFNSNCRSFQYETGTGYCTLLFASRQTGPFVNSTGIVHYRDYLVCPNGYDPLPTSNACVALHTGDRTWNDSLIACKNEGADLPILDTDTLFYEFVDYMDNKAVASHRVAVYGRVVNNIGYWGNGGIIDISKFCGSQPDQLHTLDVCLFMAHVGESWCGSPVNRLDDATCDKLSLRICMLKL; this comes from the exons ATGAATGCATCTTTGATTGTAGGAGTTATTTTGATGCTTACAAAATTTG GTCATGCGGTAAGCGTTACTTGGTACAAATCACAGTTAACAGGAACCAATAATGCAAATGACATCAAATGGTCGGTTAAAGTTCGTTCAGTGACGGAATGCTGTTACCAATGTACCTTTAATTCCAACTGCAGGTCTTTCCAATATGAAACTGGAACAGGATACTGTACATTGCTTTTTGCATCCCGCCAGACAGGTCCGTTTGTAAACAGCACTGGGATAGTACATTACCGTGACTATCTAg TTTGTCCTAATGGATATGATCCTTTACCTACAAGTAACGCATGCGTAGCTCTACATACTGGTGACAGAACATGGAATGATAGTTTGATTGCTTGCAAGAATGAAGGTGCTGACCTACCAATACTGGATACAGATACTCTGTTTTACGAGTTTGTAGATTATATGGACAACAAGGCTGTTGCTT CACACAGAGTTGCAGTTTATGGAAGAGTTGTAAACAACATAGGATATTGGGGCAATGGCGGTATAATAGACATTTCGAAATTTTGTGGTTCCCAACCAGACCAGTTACACACCCTTGATGTATGTCTATTTATGGCTCATGTTGGTGAAAGTTGGTGTGGTTCACCTGTTAACAGACTTGATGACGCTACATGTGACAAATTATCGTTACGAATTTGTATGCTTAAATTATAA